In Nonomuraea sp. NBC_00507, the following are encoded in one genomic region:
- a CDS encoding FAD-dependent oxidoreductase, whose protein sequence is MRVLVVGAGISGLAAARGLIAAGHEVVVLEQAQELRLGGGAITLWCNGTAILADLGVGLDGVGQPLTTLCLRTASGRRVLEFDLEALARRFGSAARVIPRGSLITLLESGLPEGTVRFGARVAELDADGDGVRVRTETGQEISGDFLVGADGVHSRVRALLLGGGQAALTGAAVWQGLTPAPFDPGSTTTLMVGRQGDFGYMGAGDGLMQWFFDVPWSPGAPPEDKPLEMLRRRFGGWGAPVEQVLASLGDGDAEVFPHTRHQVPRRWGDGRCVLLGDAAHGMPPVMAHGTNQALEDVATLVECLGAVPDPREVVGVYSSRRRRRAALASTVASHALAVSGPRTVMQSEHLIWMNGATPPRLATRGFGLLLRALSSRI, encoded by the coding sequence GTGCGGGTGCTTGTGGTGGGGGCGGGGATCAGCGGGCTCGCGGCGGCGCGAGGGTTGATCGCCGCGGGGCACGAAGTGGTGGTGCTGGAACAGGCGCAGGAGTTGCGCCTCGGGGGTGGGGCCATCACGTTGTGGTGCAACGGCACGGCGATCCTGGCGGATCTGGGCGTGGGCCTGGACGGGGTGGGGCAGCCGCTGACGACGTTATGCCTGCGGACCGCGAGCGGACGCCGCGTGCTGGAGTTCGACCTGGAAGCGCTGGCGCGGCGGTTCGGGTCGGCGGCGCGGGTGATCCCGCGCGGGTCGCTGATCACCCTCCTGGAGAGCGGGTTGCCGGAGGGGACCGTGCGGTTCGGAGCGCGGGTGGCGGAGCTGGACGCCGACGGGGACGGCGTACGGGTGCGGACGGAAACAGGTCAGGAGATCAGCGGTGACTTCCTGGTCGGGGCCGACGGTGTGCACTCCCGGGTGCGCGCTCTCCTGCTGGGAGGTGGCCAGGCGGCTCTGACCGGTGCGGCGGTCTGGCAGGGCCTGACGCCGGCCCCGTTCGATCCCGGGTCGACCACGACGTTGATGGTCGGCCGGCAGGGCGACTTCGGGTACATGGGCGCGGGCGACGGGCTCATGCAGTGGTTCTTCGACGTGCCGTGGTCGCCGGGCGCGCCGCCGGAGGACAAGCCGCTGGAGATGCTGCGCCGCCGGTTCGGGGGCTGGGGTGCGCCGGTCGAGCAGGTGCTGGCGTCGCTGGGGGACGGTGACGCTGAGGTGTTCCCGCACACCCGGCACCAGGTGCCGCGCCGCTGGGGCGACGGGCGGTGCGTGCTGCTCGGGGACGCGGCGCACGGGATGCCGCCCGTCATGGCGCACGGCACGAACCAGGCGCTCGAGGACGTGGCGACGCTGGTGGAGTGCCTGGGCGCCGTGCCCGATCCGCGGGAGGTCGTCGGCGTGTACTCCTCCAGGCGGAGGCGGCGGGCGGCCCTGGCCTCCACGGTGGCCTCGCACGCGCTCGCGGTGTCCGGCCCGCGCACGGTGATGCAGAGCGAGCACCTCATCTGGATGAACGGCGCCACACCGCCGCGGCTTGCCACCCGTGGGTTCGGACTTCTGCTGCGTGCCCTCAGCAGCCGGATCTAG
- a CDS encoding response regulator transcription factor, whose protein sequence is MRVIVAEDSALFREGIVRLLQDAGHEVVAAVGDAQALVDAVRGHRPDIAVIDVRMPPTMSDDGVQAARLLRRELPDFPMLLLSQHIETTNSVPLVSTGAFGYLLKDRVLHVDDFLSALARVAAGGSALDPEVVAALINAQNTQIARLSEREHDVLALVAEGHSNTAIAARLVIAERTVEAHMRSIFQKLNLPDSAESNRRILAVLTYLKSL, encoded by the coding sequence ATGCGCGTCATAGTGGCGGAGGATTCGGCGCTGTTCCGGGAGGGGATCGTCCGGCTGCTCCAAGACGCGGGTCACGAGGTCGTCGCCGCCGTCGGGGACGCCCAGGCCCTGGTCGACGCGGTACGCGGGCACCGGCCCGACATCGCGGTCATCGATGTGCGGATGCCGCCGACGATGAGTGACGACGGAGTGCAGGCCGCCCGGCTTCTTCGGCGGGAGCTGCCCGATTTCCCCATGCTGCTGCTGTCCCAGCACATCGAGACCACCAACTCGGTCCCGCTGGTGAGCACCGGAGCATTCGGATATCTGCTCAAGGACCGGGTGCTGCACGTCGACGACTTCCTGTCCGCCCTCGCCAGGGTCGCCGCAGGCGGCTCGGCGCTCGATCCCGAGGTGGTGGCGGCGCTGATCAACGCCCAGAACACGCAGATCGCGCGCCTGTCCGAGCGCGAGCACGATGTCCTCGCCCTCGTCGCCGAGGGACACTCCAACACCGCCATCGCCGCCCGCCTGGTCATCGCCGAGCGCACGGTGGAGGCGCACATGCGATCGATCTTCCAGAAGCTGAACTTGCCGGACTCGGCGGAGAGCAATCGTCGCATTCTGGCGGTTCTCACGTACTTGAAGTCCCTCTGA
- a CDS encoding S1 family peptidase, whose amino-acid sequence MLRTPALIAIAIGALVVTATPAVSAPITASSAAKPPSGVVDALERDLGITEEQAINRLANEARGNSAAPGLRKKLGDRFAGTWYEGAESTFVVATVDPADVGEIRRAGAVARVVPRTLAQLSTVKDGLDRTAPPATVHSWAISPQDNAVIVHASDAAAAQSWISAGGVDAAAVKVEQSAERPRLFYDIRGGDAYYTSEGYRCSVGFAARRGTQLGFTTAGHCGGTGVTTTGYNRVAQGTVQISSFPGNDYAWVATNTQWTAPGVVNGYSAGTLPVRGATVTQPQGSVCRSGSTTQWHCGTVTALNATVNYPEGTVTGLTRTTVCAEGGDSGGSFISGDQAQGMTSGGSGNCTVGGTTYFQPVGEILSAGGLTLVTAGGTDPPPGCQSYEETYSGSLTSNASAYQPNGSYYQATVSGTHAACLDGPNGTDFDVYLQKWNGSSWAVVARGDSPNPDETISYNGTAGYYRYRVHAYSGSGSYTLGLNRP is encoded by the coding sequence CCAAGCCACCCTCTGGCGTGGTGGACGCCCTGGAACGCGATCTCGGGATCACCGAGGAGCAGGCGATCAACCGCCTGGCGAACGAGGCCCGCGGCAACTCCGCCGCACCCGGCCTGCGCAAGAAGCTCGGCGACCGCTTCGCCGGCACCTGGTACGAGGGCGCCGAGAGCACCTTCGTCGTGGCCACCGTCGACCCGGCCGACGTCGGCGAGATCCGCCGCGCGGGCGCCGTGGCCCGCGTCGTGCCGCGGACACTGGCGCAGCTCTCCACCGTCAAGGACGGCCTGGACCGGACCGCGCCGCCCGCCACCGTCCACAGCTGGGCCATCTCGCCCCAGGACAACGCGGTCATCGTGCACGCGAGCGACGCGGCGGCGGCACAGTCCTGGATCAGCGCCGGCGGCGTGGACGCCGCGGCTGTGAAGGTCGAGCAGTCGGCCGAGCGCCCGCGTCTGTTCTACGACATCCGTGGCGGGGACGCGTACTACACCTCGGAGGGTTACCGCTGCTCGGTCGGCTTCGCGGCCAGGCGCGGCACCCAGCTCGGCTTCACCACCGCGGGCCACTGCGGCGGCACGGGCGTGACCACGACCGGCTACAACCGGGTGGCCCAGGGCACCGTCCAGATCTCGTCCTTCCCCGGCAACGACTACGCGTGGGTCGCCACCAACACGCAGTGGACGGCCCCCGGCGTCGTCAACGGCTACAGCGCCGGAACCCTCCCGGTCCGCGGCGCGACCGTCACCCAGCCCCAGGGCTCGGTGTGCCGCTCCGGCTCCACCACGCAGTGGCACTGCGGCACGGTCACCGCGCTCAACGCCACCGTCAACTACCCGGAGGGCACCGTCACGGGCCTGACGCGTACCACGGTGTGCGCCGAGGGCGGCGACTCGGGCGGCTCGTTCATCTCGGGCGACCAGGCCCAGGGCATGACCTCGGGCGGCTCGGGCAACTGCACCGTGGGCGGCACCACGTACTTCCAGCCCGTGGGCGAGATCCTCTCCGCAGGGGGCCTGACCCTGGTCACCGCCGGCGGCACCGACCCGCCGCCCGGCTGCCAGAGCTACGAGGAGACCTACAGCGGGTCGCTGACCTCGAACGCCAGCGCGTACCAGCCGAACGGCTCCTACTACCAGGCGACGGTCTCCGGCACCCACGCCGCTTGCCTCGACGGTCCGAACGGTACGGACTTCGACGTGTACCTCCAGAAGTGGAATGGCTCGTCGTGGGCCGTGGTCGCCAGGGGCGACAGCCCGAACCCCGACGAGACGATCAGCTACAACGGCACCGCCGGTTACTACCGGTATCGGGTGCACGCTTACAGCGGGTCGGGCTCGTACACACTGGGCCTGAACCGCCCATGA